In Cloacibacterium caeni, a single window of DNA contains:
- the tsaD gene encoding tRNA (adenosine(37)-N6)-threonylcarbamoyltransferase complex transferase subunit TsaD, whose product MNEPIILGIESSCDDTSAAIINGNKILSNIAANQTVHQEYGGVVPELASRAHQQNIIPVVEKSFTKANIQQKDISAIGFTRGPGLLGSLLVGTSFAKSLAMSLDVPLIEVNHLQAHILCHFIEDANPMPPKFPFLCLTVSGGHTMIVLVKDYFDMEIIGKTIDDAAGEAFDKIGKIMGLDYPAGPIIDKLAKLGNPDAFTFGKPKLENYDYSFSGIKTSVLYFLQKQLKENPNFIQENVENLCASVQKTIIDVLMKKLEKAAKDYDVNEVAIAGGVSANSGLREAMQKNVEKLGWNVYIPKFEYTTDNAAMIAMVAKLKFERGEFTDLRTSATARYDM is encoded by the coding sequence ATGAATGAACCAATTATTTTAGGAATAGAATCTTCTTGTGATGATACTTCTGCTGCCATTATTAACGGAAATAAAATCCTTTCTAATATAGCAGCGAATCAAACGGTACACCAAGAATATGGTGGCGTAGTTCCAGAATTGGCTTCTAGAGCCCACCAACAAAATATTATTCCCGTAGTGGAAAAATCCTTCACTAAAGCAAATATACAACAAAAAGATATTTCTGCCATAGGATTTACTCGCGGACCTGGACTTTTAGGTTCTCTACTTGTAGGAACTTCTTTTGCCAAATCTTTAGCGATGAGTTTAGATGTTCCATTGATTGAAGTTAACCATCTTCAGGCGCATATTCTTTGCCACTTTATCGAAGATGCAAATCCGATGCCACCAAAATTTCCATTTTTGTGTCTTACCGTTTCTGGAGGACACACTATGATTGTTTTGGTGAAAGATTATTTTGATATGGAAATCATTGGGAAAACCATAGACGATGCAGCTGGTGAAGCTTTTGACAAAATCGGAAAAATAATGGGATTAGATTATCCTGCAGGTCCAATTATCGATAAACTCGCTAAATTAGGAAATCCAGATGCTTTCACTTTTGGAAAACCTAAACTCGAAAACTACGATTATTCATTCAGCGGAATTAAAACTTCGGTTTTATATTTCCTTCAAAAACAATTGAAAGAAAACCCAAATTTCATTCAAGAAAATGTAGAAAATCTTTGTGCTTCTGTTCAGAAAACCATCATTGATGTATTGATGAAAAAATTAGAAAAAGCTGCCAAAGATTATGACGTAAATGAAGTAGCGATTGCTGGTGGTGTTTCTGCTAATTCTGGCTTGAGAGAAGCCATGCAAAAAAATGTAGAAAAATTAGGCTGGAACGTTTACATCCCGAAATTTGAATACACAACAGACAATGCAGCAATGATTGCCATGGTTGCAAAACTGAAATTCGAACGTGGAGAATTCACAGATTTAAGAACCAGCGCAACTGCAAGATATGACATGTAA